One Candidatus Paceibacterota bacterium DNA segment encodes these proteins:
- the rplI gene encoding 50S ribosomal protein L9 has product MKVIFLHNVRGVAKIGDIKTVTDGYARNFLIPRGIAKFATENAEKEALALQEKRNLLMAEEHDAALALRDKLAGAHISLQEKANASGTLFAAVGRKELAEAILKQLGASVEAEAVHIVEHAIKTVGDHTVTLKLFEGVEAPLTVSVTGTDE; this is encoded by the coding sequence ATGAAAGTAATTTTCTTGCACAACGTCCGCGGTGTAGCCAAGATCGGGGACATTAAAACCGTAACCGATGGCTATGCACGCAACTTCTTAATCCCTCGTGGGATTGCGAAGTTCGCAACCGAGAACGCTGAGAAAGAAGCTCTTGCCCTTCAGGAGAAGCGAAACCTACTCATGGCAGAAGAGCATGACGCAGCCCTCGCCCTGCGCGATAAGCTTGCCGGAGCCCATATTTCGCTCCAGGAGAAGGCAAACGCTTCAGGCACCCTCTTTGCCGCAGTGGGCCGAAAAGAGCTTGCAGAGGCCATTTTGAAGCAATTAGGGGCATCTGTAGAGGCGGAGGCCGTACATATCGTCGAACATGCTATAAAAACAGTAGGCGACCACACGGTCACCCTCAAGTTGTTTGAAGGAGTAGAAGCGCCCCTCACTGTCAGTGTCACCGGCACCGACGAGTAA
- a CDS encoding DnaJ domain-containing protein, with translation MKDPYSVLGVSRSASADEIKKAFRSLAHKYHPDKKGGDAEKFKEVNEAYQVLSDTEKRAQYDRFGFAGQGSYGGGQHNGGHAGFDGTNFWDFFGGGGGQQQQSGFGFEDIFSMFSGAGGFGGAPRGPQKGEDMYFQVQVDKKDLGKTRTFSFEGFVPCTTCHTSGVKPGSRMKSCETCKGSGQVRQQVRTPFGVFAQTGVCSACEGQGEIPEKKCDACDGVGRSRGKKTVEIHIPEKLEGDYAIALPQFGHAGTRGAPAGDVVITLKR, from the coding sequence ATGAAAGATCCCTACAGTGTTTTAGGCGTTTCACGCTCTGCGTCGGCTGACGAAATTAAAAAAGCATTTCGCTCTTTGGCGCATAAGTATCACCCAGATAAGAAGGGCGGGGACGCAGAAAAATTTAAAGAAGTAAATGAAGCATATCAGGTGCTTTCTGATACGGAAAAGCGCGCGCAGTATGACCGTTTTGGATTTGCGGGACAGGGGTCATACGGTGGAGGCCAGCATAATGGTGGGCACGCCGGCTTTGATGGCACAAACTTCTGGGATTTTTTTGGTGGCGGTGGCGGCCAACAACAGCAATCGGGATTTGGTTTTGAGGACATTTTTAGCATGTTTTCGGGCGCCGGTGGATTCGGTGGAGCGCCACGCGGGCCACAAAAAGGGGAGGATATGTATTTTCAAGTGCAGGTAGACAAAAAAGACCTTGGTAAAACGCGCACCTTTTCTTTCGAGGGATTTGTGCCGTGCACAACGTGTCATACAAGTGGCGTGAAACCCGGCTCGCGTATGAAGTCATGTGAAACGTGTAAGGGCTCTGGGCAAGTGCGCCAACAGGTCCGAACTCCTTTTGGCGTTTTTGCACAGACTGGGGTGTGCAGCGCATGTGAAGGGCAGGGCGAGATACCGGAAAAGAAATGCGATGCCTGTGACGGCGTCGGTCGTTCGCGCGGCAAGAAAACGGTAGAAATTCACATCCCTGAAAAACTCGAAGGGGATTACGCTATCGCCTTGCCTCAATTTGGGCATGCTGGCACGCGCGGCGCTCCCGCTGGAGATGTAGTTATCACCCTCAAACGCTAA
- a CDS encoding 50S ribosomal protein L27, which yields MAHTKAIGSTQLGRDSQPKYRGVKLHDGQKAAAGNVIVRQTGSTYLAGDGVRVGKDYTLYAAHDGVVRFTTTRKMNYDGSRRVAKVVHVIPAKN from the coding sequence ATGGCACATACAAAAGCGATAGGCTCAACACAACTTGGACGCGACTCACAGCCAAAATATCGTGGCGTGAAGTTGCATGACGGACAGAAGGCAGCAGCTGGGAATGTTATCGTCCGCCAAACGGGCAGCACATACCTTGCTGGTGACGGTGTCCGTGTTGGGAAAGACTACACCCTCTATGCTGCACATGATGGCGTTGTCCGCTTCACCACTACTCGTAAAATGAACTATGATGGCTCGCGCCGCGTAGCAAAAGTGGTTCACGTTATCCCTGCAAAGAACTAG
- the def gene encoding peptide deformylase — MEIVTIPQKILRAAMPDVPDDWFGSGRLAQLIIDMRAAMLAANGVGLAANQVGHQLRLFVIDAELAKEHGIPDAFANPEITEYSKETDVIEEGCLSIPGTYMPIFRSKKVMFKGYGADGKKYKFRARGFLARVLQHETDHLNGTVIADRAKEQKKTS; from the coding sequence ATGGAAATCGTTACTATTCCACAGAAAATCTTAAGAGCAGCAATGCCTGACGTCCCTGACGATTGGTTTGGGAGCGGGCGCCTTGCGCAACTTATCATTGATATGCGAGCTGCTATGCTTGCCGCAAATGGCGTTGGCCTCGCGGCAAACCAAGTGGGTCACCAACTCCGTCTTTTTGTGATTGATGCTGAGCTCGCAAAAGAACATGGCATCCCAGATGCTTTTGCGAATCCGGAAATTACTGAGTATTCAAAAGAAACGGACGTCATTGAAGAGGGGTGCCTATCCATACCTGGAACATACATGCCCATCTTTCGATCCAAAAAAGTTATGTTTAAGGGCTATGGCGCCGATGGCAAGAAGTATAAATTTAGGGCGCGCGGCTTTTTAGCTCGCGTGCTCCAGCACGAAACTGATCACCTTAATGGCACCGTCATTGCTGACCGCGCTAAAGAACAGAAAAAAACATCATGA
- a CDS encoding peptidoglycan DD-metalloendopeptidase family protein: MMFIRLTIAHMLVASSIVLLMAPAAFAAEDPRVTELRQQIQQLEQQASQFKSNIAEERAKADSLRKEINLLNTQIQSIENQLALTSKKIERTTFEIRGVEGTIGEKETSISRKKESIGRLVFALDQYDQENILELLMKSSSMSDFLRQEQYAESVAQELLEVIEDLKHEKAVLEGSRQELKAKERELEQLSTEQMNTKLSLGSAKSGKNTLLTRTKGQEAEYQKMLKEIEKRQAEFFAELIELEQKVIAGGFYNVRVQAKNLPPKGTKIFQPPYPKGEYVITQGFGMTSYARRGAYGGKPHSGVDMVAGHGTPVRSIGDGVIIASGVNNPGWGNWIAVKHPNDLVSVYGHLSSIVPFGQGAAVQVGTVVGFEGSTGNSTGSHLHLSLYKEFFTYTNESNGMLYFNYLQGTINALDYM, translated from the coding sequence ATGATGTTTATCCGCCTTACGATTGCACATATGCTCGTCGCTAGCTCCATCGTTCTTTTGATGGCGCCCGCGGCATTTGCTGCAGAAGATCCCCGTGTTACTGAGCTGCGTCAGCAGATCCAGCAGCTTGAGCAACAAGCGAGCCAGTTTAAATCAAACATTGCTGAGGAACGCGCGAAAGCCGATTCATTGCGTAAAGAAATAAACTTACTTAACACGCAGATTCAGAGCATAGAAAATCAGTTAGCGCTGACCAGTAAAAAAATAGAGCGCACCACTTTTGAGATTAGGGGTGTAGAGGGCACTATCGGAGAGAAGGAGACTTCAATTTCGCGAAAGAAAGAATCAATTGGGAGACTCGTGTTTGCTCTCGACCAATATGATCAAGAAAATATCCTCGAACTTCTCATGAAGAGCTCGAGCATGTCTGACTTTCTACGCCAAGAGCAGTACGCAGAAAGCGTCGCGCAGGAATTATTAGAAGTCATTGAAGACCTAAAGCATGAGAAGGCGGTGCTCGAGGGTAGCCGCCAAGAACTGAAGGCAAAAGAGCGCGAGCTTGAACAGTTGAGCACTGAACAGATGAACACGAAGCTTTCTCTGGGGTCGGCAAAATCAGGAAAGAACACGCTCCTAACCCGCACGAAGGGACAGGAGGCAGAATACCAGAAGATGCTCAAAGAGATTGAGAAGCGGCAAGCAGAATTCTTTGCCGAACTCATCGAGCTGGAGCAAAAAGTTATTGCAGGAGGATTTTATAATGTGCGCGTCCAAGCAAAGAATCTTCCACCAAAAGGAACGAAGATCTTCCAGCCGCCATATCCAAAGGGGGAGTATGTCATTACGCAGGGTTTCGGCATGACTTCGTATGCTCGCCGTGGTGCATATGGTGGAAAGCCACATAGTGGCGTTGATATGGTTGCGGGACACGGAACGCCAGTGCGATCCATTGGCGACGGCGTGATTATTGCGAGCGGCGTAAACAACCCAGGGTGGGGGAATTGGATCGCGGTAAAGCACCCCAATGATTTAGTGAGCGTATACGGGCACTTGAGCTCCATTGTTCCATTTGGGCAGGGGGCCGCTGTGCAGGTTGGTACGGTCGTTGGGTTTGAGGGTTCAACGGGTAACTCAACGGGGTCGCACCTTCACCTCAGTTTGTATAAGGAATTCTTTACATACACCAACGAGAGTAACGGCATGCTCTACTTTAACTATTTGCAGGGGACAATTAACGCGCTTGACTACATGTAA
- the gltX gene encoding glutamate--tRNA ligase, which produces MDIRVRIAPSPTGLLHIGTARTALFNWLFARHTGGAFLIRVEDTDKERSTKAFEDDILNGLAWLGLTTDEDVVRQSERTHVYTERLEQLLTEGKAFWCHHTKEELDAERVGQTERKEALVHVCSHKHEARGKEPGQVIRLVGVTESRMLVFPDVIRGDIASDALLLGDMAIAKNVHEPLYNFAVVVDDADMRISHVIRGEDHISNTPKQMLIAEALGVAQPLFAHVPLILGTDRSKMSKRHGATSIMEYKEDFLPEALINFIGTLGYTYDSELLSKEEMAKAFDLARVHPSGAIFDQAKLHWINAQYIRKLTPETLRELAQIPAMPDAAFPFVSERLDRLRDATSFAFFWEDPQYDAALLSWKGASLTEAQKALARAHDVLKGIADFDAPSVRTALESVASEFGGRGPIFWPVRVALSGAERSPDPADIAGVIGREATLRRIDHALSLCTL; this is translated from the coding sequence ATGGATATCCGTGTGCGCATTGCGCCTTCTCCGACGGGTCTTTTGCATATTGGAACCGCTCGCACGGCGCTTTTTAATTGGCTTTTTGCGCGGCATACGGGCGGTGCATTTCTTATACGCGTTGAAGATACTGATAAAGAACGTTCAACAAAAGCTTTTGAAGACGATATTCTCAATGGTTTAGCGTGGCTTGGTCTCACAACAGATGAAGATGTGGTGCGTCAGTCGGAACGAACACACGTCTATACCGAACGTCTCGAGCAGCTCCTTACGGAAGGGAAGGCATTTTGGTGCCACCACACAAAAGAAGAGCTCGATGCTGAGCGCGTAGGTCAAACGGAACGCAAAGAGGCATTGGTACACGTGTGCTCGCATAAGCATGAGGCTCGAGGCAAAGAGCCCGGCCAAGTCATTCGTCTGGTGGGCGTCACAGAGTCTCGCATGCTGGTCTTCCCAGACGTGATCCGTGGTGACATTGCCTCTGATGCGCTCTTGCTCGGCGACATGGCTATTGCAAAGAATGTTCATGAGCCTCTCTACAATTTCGCTGTTGTTGTAGACGACGCTGACATGCGCATCTCTCACGTGATTCGTGGAGAGGATCACATCTCCAACACGCCAAAGCAAATGCTGATCGCAGAAGCGCTTGGCGTTGCGCAGCCTCTTTTTGCGCACGTGCCTCTCATTTTAGGTACGGATCGATCTAAGATGTCGAAACGGCATGGCGCAACTTCCATCATGGAATATAAAGAGGACTTTTTGCCTGAAGCACTTATCAATTTCATTGGAACTCTTGGGTACACATACGACTCGGAGCTCTTATCAAAAGAAGAAATGGCAAAAGCGTTTGACCTCGCTCGCGTACACCCCAGTGGAGCCATTTTTGATCAGGCAAAGCTGCACTGGATCAATGCGCAGTACATTCGGAAGTTGACCCCAGAAACCTTGCGTGAGCTTGCACAGATCCCTGCGATGCCCGACGCTGCTTTTCCATTCGTGAGTGAGCGACTCGATCGTTTACGCGACGCAACGTCGTTCGCATTTTTCTGGGAAGACCCTCAGTATGATGCCGCACTGCTTTCATGGAAGGGTGCATCACTCACGGAGGCACAGAAAGCGCTTGCTCGGGCACATGATGTACTCAAAGGCATTGCCGACTTTGATGCTCCATCGGTACGCACTGCACTTGAAAGTGTCGCGAGTGAATTTGGTGGCCGCGGACCGATTTTCTGGCCAGTGCGCGTTGCGCTATCGGGCGCGGAGCGATCGCCTGACCCTGCGGATATCGCGGGCGTGATTGGTCGTGAAGCAACGTTGCGACGCATTGATCACGCACTGTCCCTATGCACGCTATGA
- a CDS encoding elongation factor P: MSLGVNDLKPKMYFIYEDQPYMVLETHHLKMQQRRPVVQTRMRNIINGKVLERNFAQSDVFEEADVQRKKVKFLYNHRDQYWFSEENSPSQRFQLAQEIIGTGVQFLKANTVLDALMFNGEIINVELPVKMDFTVVEAPPAIRGDTAQGGVKQVKIDTGAMINAPLFIEEGDIIRVNTETGQYAERMGKK, translated from the coding sequence ATGTCACTAGGCGTCAATGACTTAAAACCAAAGATGTATTTCATATATGAGGATCAGCCGTACATGGTCCTTGAAACACATCATCTTAAAATGCAGCAACGCCGGCCTGTCGTGCAGACACGCATGCGTAACATCATTAACGGCAAGGTGCTTGAACGCAACTTCGCGCAATCTGACGTGTTTGAAGAAGCGGATGTACAGCGCAAGAAGGTAAAATTTCTCTACAATCACCGTGACCAGTATTGGTTCTCGGAAGAGAATAGCCCTTCTCAGCGCTTCCAACTCGCGCAAGAGATTATCGGAACCGGAGTGCAGTTTTTGAAAGCAAACACGGTACTTGATGCTCTCATGTTTAACGGAGAGATCATTAATGTAGAACTCCCCGTTAAAATGGATTTTACTGTTGTGGAAGCGCCCCCGGCAATTCGTGGTGATACTGCCCAAGGCGGCGTAAAGCAAGTAAAGATTGATACTGGGGCCATGATCAATGCTCCTCTCTTTATTGAAGAAGGTGATATTATTCGCGTAAACACCGAAACTGGTCAGTATGCTGAACGCATGGGAAAGAAATAA
- a CDS encoding NAD(P)/FAD-dependent oxidoreductase gives MRTGTILILGGGFAGVRAALDLEKTLGARANIILVDKNPYHLFLPALYEVAAAYGAPRDPYTIMLRRTVAIPFKEIFEGKRITHIQASVLDGDIEKRIIRTDTGVEIPYDFLIVGLGSEAADFGVPGVTDYAYGFKTLDDAIAINTRLADLFQEAERGERRLPIRVLVCGAGFTGIETATEIGSCVRKFARECKLRGQPTHIMLFDANPDLLPHVSDGERERIKARLTARGVALVSGARVASIEPSRIHLADGRSFDGDIIIWTTGVRAPRVLDRIHGLDLTPQGKMIVGEQLNMRRHPTVFGVGDAIHFIDHATQKPIPAMAYLAMDHGKVAAQNILRMIEGKELRTHKPSYSIWVAPVGGKYAVARLPGGIIFGGFAAWLFREFIDLNYFISILPFKKALALFWREIKVFTTNDL, from the coding sequence ATGAGAACAGGTACCATTCTTATTTTGGGTGGAGGATTCGCAGGGGTGCGTGCGGCGCTTGATCTCGAAAAAACACTCGGCGCTCGTGCAAATATTATTCTTGTAGATAAAAATCCATATCATTTATTTTTGCCGGCGCTTTACGAAGTCGCTGCAGCATATGGCGCACCTCGCGACCCGTACACTATTATGTTGCGTCGCACTGTTGCAATTCCATTTAAAGAAATCTTTGAAGGAAAAAGAATCACTCACATACAAGCATCAGTCTTAGACGGGGATATAGAAAAGCGCATTATTCGTACCGATACAGGAGTAGAAATCCCCTATGATTTTCTCATCGTTGGGCTCGGAAGCGAGGCTGCTGACTTCGGCGTCCCTGGTGTGACAGACTACGCGTATGGGTTCAAGACGTTGGATGATGCAATCGCTATTAACACTCGCCTCGCCGACCTATTCCAAGAAGCCGAGCGTGGCGAACGGCGACTTCCCATTCGTGTGCTCGTGTGTGGTGCCGGCTTTACGGGTATTGAGACCGCAACGGAGATAGGCTCATGTGTGAGAAAATTTGCGCGTGAGTGTAAGCTGCGTGGCCAACCGACCCATATCATGCTATTCGATGCGAACCCCGATCTTCTCCCACATGTTTCTGACGGTGAGCGCGAGCGTATTAAAGCTCGTCTTACCGCACGTGGCGTGGCGCTCGTTTCTGGTGCACGCGTTGCTTCCATCGAGCCTTCTCGAATTCATCTCGCTGATGGTCGCAGTTTTGATGGAGACATTATTATTTGGACTACCGGCGTTCGTGCGCCACGAGTTCTCGATCGCATTCACGGGCTCGATCTTACTCCTCAAGGTAAAATGATTGTTGGTGAGCAGCTCAACATGCGACGTCACCCCACCGTGTTTGGCGTTGGCGACGCAATCCACTTCATAGATCATGCGACACAGAAACCAATCCCAGCGATGGCATACCTTGCCATGGACCACGGAAAGGTTGCTGCGCAGAACATTCTCCGCATGATCGAAGGCAAGGAGCTTCGCACGCACAAGCCGTCGTACAGCATTTGGGTTGCTCCTGTTGGAGGCAAGTATGCCGTGGCACGTCTTCCGGGAGGGATTATTTTTGGAGGATTCGCTGCATGGCTCTTCCGTGAGTTCATTGATCTCAATTATTTTATTTCCATCTTGCCATTTAAGAAGGCGCTCGCGTTATTCTGGAGAGAGATAAAAGTTTTTACTACAAATGACCTCTAG
- a CDS encoding S41 family peptidase has protein sequence MERNTRLTLIGCIFAALAAGFVLGSVADEGTFGTSLQDATTLVREYAGQPADVDFTLFWNAWDALHERFVDSEKLNTQDLIYGAVAGMIQAAGDQYTVFFEPVTNKKFRDEISGTFSGVGIEIGKRNDLLTVISPIKNTPAFRAGIRTGDIILAIDKKTTADMTVEEAVTLIRGPRGSTVTLSIRRNGNSDTEIPIVRENIRIPAVEWSLLNADTAYLELSTFNQNVDGEFRKAAREIQKTSAKNIILDLRSNPGGLLDSSVYIAGWFLDPGSTVTIERFGDGSENVFRTTGEPELRDYNVIILTNGGSASASEILAGALHDVRSIRIVGEKTFGKGSVQEVIEFPGGSALKVTVARWLTPNGISISEKGIEPDVKVTLPEEAITSGAVEFGTPGKDPQLDKALELLR, from the coding sequence ATGGAACGTAATACTCGACTCACGCTGATTGGATGTATCTTTGCAGCACTCGCTGCTGGTTTTGTATTAGGATCGGTTGCTGATGAGGGCACATTTGGCACTTCATTGCAGGACGCTACAACATTGGTGCGTGAATATGCTGGGCAACCGGCCGATGTTGATTTTACCCTCTTCTGGAACGCGTGGGACGCACTCCATGAGCGCTTCGTCGATTCCGAAAAACTCAACACGCAAGATCTCATCTACGGCGCTGTCGCAGGCATGATCCAAGCAGCAGGGGATCAATATACTGTCTTCTTTGAGCCAGTCACCAATAAGAAATTCCGTGACGAAATCTCCGGCACATTCTCTGGTGTAGGCATTGAGATCGGCAAACGTAACGATCTTCTCACTGTCATTTCTCCTATTAAAAACACACCAGCGTTTCGTGCCGGCATTCGCACCGGAGATATTATTCTCGCCATTGATAAAAAAACAACCGCCGACATGACCGTTGAAGAAGCGGTGACACTCATCCGCGGTCCTCGTGGGAGTACAGTGACGCTCTCCATTCGTCGCAACGGTAACTCTGACACCGAGATTCCTATCGTGCGCGAGAATATCCGCATCCCGGCGGTGGAATGGTCCCTCCTCAATGCGGACACCGCCTATCTTGAGCTCTCCACATTTAATCAAAATGTGGATGGCGAATTCCGCAAAGCCGCACGCGAGATTCAAAAAACCAGCGCAAAGAATATCATTCTTGATCTCCGCAGTAACCCGGGAGGCCTCCTTGATTCTTCGGTCTATATCGCAGGGTGGTTCCTCGATCCAGGCAGCACAGTTACTATTGAACGCTTTGGCGATGGAAGCGAGAACGTGTTCCGCACGACTGGCGAACCAGAGCTTCGCGACTATAACGTCATTATTCTCACTAATGGCGGCTCGGCTTCAGCATCGGAAATTCTCGCTGGCGCACTCCATGACGTCCGCAGTATCCGCATTGTAGGAGAAAAGACTTTTGGTAAAGGTTCCGTGCAAGAGGTCATTGAATTCCCTGGCGGCTCTGCCCTGAAAGTTACTGTTGCCCGCTGGCTCACGCCAAACGGGATCTCGATCTCAGAAAAGGGGATTGAGCCGGATGTAAAAGTGACACTCCCCGAAGAAGCGATCACGTCAGGCGCTGTAGAATTCGGTACTCCAGGCAAAGACCCTCAGCTTGACAAAGCACTCGAACTCCTGAGATAA
- the fmt gene encoding methionyl-tRNA formyltransferase has translation MSYRVLFWGTPTFAVPTLQKLIESSEFDVCGVMSAPAKHQGRSKILTPSPVASIAELHNIPIYTPTTVKGTDAHELIASLQPDVCVVVAYGKIIPEALLAIPRHGFINAHPSKLPLYRGPAPLQYAIKDGVTQSAISIMRIDAEMDHGPVIIQEPFMIGPDEYYPEVLQRAARDSAELMHTALLQLKAGTAQEQPQDHERATFSHMITRDMGRIPWEQSSEAAYNHIRAFAHEPGAWTPWNSEDVRVHRAHPLPETTGTGAPGTVYAYAQGSLLVTCGSGVLAVDSLQRPGGKLLPASLFVNGNKGFFTDLSLS, from the coding sequence ATGAGCTACCGAGTTCTTTTTTGGGGCACCCCAACGTTCGCTGTGCCAACACTTCAGAAGCTGATTGAATCATCGGAATTCGATGTATGCGGTGTTATGAGTGCGCCAGCAAAGCATCAAGGTAGATCAAAAATACTCACGCCATCCCCCGTCGCCAGCATTGCTGAATTGCATAATATTCCGATCTATACACCAACCACCGTAAAAGGAACTGATGCACATGAGCTGATCGCGTCACTGCAACCCGACGTGTGTGTCGTCGTTGCGTATGGAAAGATTATTCCAGAGGCGCTCCTTGCAATTCCTCGCCACGGGTTTATAAATGCGCACCCGTCGAAGCTCCCCCTCTATCGCGGCCCGGCACCATTACAATACGCGATCAAAGACGGCGTAACGCAGAGCGCTATAAGCATCATGCGCATCGATGCAGAGATGGATCACGGTCCCGTTATCATACAAGAGCCTTTTATGATCGGTCCCGACGAATATTATCCTGAAGTACTCCAGCGCGCCGCACGAGACAGTGCTGAACTCATGCACACCGCACTGCTCCAACTCAAAGCGGGCACGGCACAAGAACAGCCACAGGACCATGAACGAGCAACGTTCTCACACATGATTACAAGAGATATGGGCCGCATACCATGGGAGCAATCGAGTGAAGCGGCATACAATCATATTCGCGCATTCGCACACGAACCGGGCGCATGGACACCTTGGAATAGTGAGGACGTGCGCGTTCACCGCGCTCACCCGCTTCCGGAAACCACGGGCACAGGAGCTCCTGGAACGGTATATGCATATGCACAAGGTTCTCTACTCGTAACGTGTGGCTCCGGCGTTCTTGCCGTTGATTCACTGCAGCGACCCGGCGGCAAACTGCTCCCCGCTTCACTCTTTGTGAATGGTAATAAAGGCTTTTTTACTGATCTTTCCTTGTCTTGA
- a CDS encoding PKD domain-containing protein, which yields MDHTLRKTLLAIGGTLAIVAAGWWLQDRPFFVQIFRGFGSQNNIDISQAPPQTFCLPATATITAGENITLTASGGNPSMYAWRAPQGSPRTGSGASFTVTFTSPGAYPVVLISGDPASATIPARTDRCDITVLGVVADPIPTPSPTPSPTPEVSATPTP from the coding sequence ATGGATCATACGCTTCGCAAGACACTGCTTGCTATAGGGGGAACGCTCGCCATCGTTGCTGCCGGTTGGTGGCTTCAAGATCGTCCGTTTTTTGTTCAGATTTTCCGAGGCTTTGGCTCCCAAAATAACATCGATATCTCACAAGCTCCACCTCAAACGTTTTGTCTCCCAGCCACAGCAACTATCACTGCGGGAGAAAATATTACGCTCACCGCTTCGGGAGGCAACCCAAGCATGTACGCATGGCGCGCTCCGCAAGGTTCGCCGCGCACAGGAAGTGGTGCATCATTCACGGTTACATTCACCAGCCCCGGAGCATACCCCGTGGTGCTCATCTCTGGAGATCCGGCAAGCGCCACCATCCCTGCGCGCACGGATCGATGTGACATCACCGTACTCGGTGTAGTAGCAGACCCGATCCCCACACCATCTCCGACACCATCGCCTACGCCAGAAGTTTCGGCGACTCCTACTCCTTAG
- a CDS encoding ribonuclease H-like domain-containing protein, which yields MSRLIFDIETVGADFESFDSTTQEYLLSSAKTPEEQDLVRDRMGFSPLTGEIVAISILNPDTHKGATFFQAPEASLEPYTKDEVQYIPSTEKEILQRFWDAARYYDQFITFNGRAFDAPFVIVRSAVHSIRPTRDLMPNRYSGEGHVDLFDRLSFFGAVRKTMSLHMWCQAFGIASSKADGVTGDDVARLFTEKKYTDIAEYCFRDVVATAELFKIWETYMQPPRR from the coding sequence ATGTCTCGCCTCATATTCGATATTGAAACCGTAGGAGCCGATTTTGAGAGCTTCGACTCCACCACGCAAGAGTACCTGCTCTCAAGCGCGAAGACGCCCGAAGAGCAGGATCTGGTTCGTGATCGCATGGGGTTCTCTCCGCTCACGGGAGAAATTGTTGCTATCTCCATCCTGAATCCCGACACCCATAAAGGAGCTACGTTCTTTCAAGCACCAGAAGCTTCGCTGGAGCCGTATACGAAAGATGAGGTGCAATATATCCCCAGCACTGAAAAAGAAATTCTCCAGCGCTTTTGGGATGCCGCCCGCTACTATGATCAGTTCATCACCTTCAACGGGCGTGCATTTGATGCGCCCTTTGTCATTGTGCGTTCTGCGGTCCACAGCATTCGTCCTACACGTGATCTCATGCCCAACCGATACAGCGGCGAAGGCCACGTCGATCTCTTTGACCGCCTCTCCTTTTTTGGCGCCGTGCGCAAAACCATGAGCCTCCACATGTGGTGCCAAGCATTTGGTATCGCTAGCTCAAAGGCTGATGGCGTAACCGGCGATGACGTAGCTCGCCTGTTTACGGAGAAGAAGTATACCGATATCGCTGAATACTGCTTCCGTGATGTGGTTGCTACCGCAGAACTCTTTAAAATTTGGGAGACCTATATGCAGCCCCCTCGAAGATAA